The genomic window acCAACACTCGGCAAGGTAGGCAGGGTGCATGCGTAGAGAACAGTGGAAAACTCCCTCAGTGCCCCGACCACGTGAACTCTCGGGAGACCACAAACCTCCACAAAAttcccctccctcgccttcctccttcacccacaccTGCGCTGCACACCCACACCCCCgcccacacatacacgcactcGCTCACACGCCCACACCTGTCAATAAGGCTCAAATACCTCGTTAGAAGTGACATACTGAGCTGGTAAATTTTGTCTACAAGTGGCATGTTTCTATAGCAAGCGTATTAGGGTTATCTTGCGCTATCTGCCGTCCTGCCTCGCTTCCTTGCTCCTGCGCTGCACTCATGGTACCTCACTCTCGCTTACTCTAACTTCTCTAACGTCGCCATGTCTAGACGCTGCGAAGATGTGTAGAATTGTAAATAAACATGACTGAATCGCTGATACTTGTTTgaggatggaggatggaggtattggtggcggtagtggtagtggtgctggttgtGGGGGTGGTTTGGGTGAGCGGTGTGAAGGGGGGGGCGTGATCTATACTGTTGATTCGTAATATCTTCAAACCATGGCGCATATCGCTTGTTTGGTCACTGTTGGTGAATTACGTAACAAAGCCACATAACTGGACTATCCACATACGCTgaaaaatagagataagagTTAGAAAGACGGGAGATAAAGCGTATGGGAGATGAGGCGCGTGGTGACATGTGGAAGTCTGTCGCGACACAGTGCGCATGCTGATGACGTCACAAGCAGAATATAAACCGTCAGTGAGAGCAAGGCACTATAGATCGCTGCACGTCTTCAATGGGCATAGACACGACGCTCAGTCAACCCACAACCTCACTCAGCACTTCTCAACGCTGGACATTACAATCCTCGTAAGGTGAGGCACTCTGCCACCCACATCACTCCAATACTCACGTCCACTTCAACCATACTTGACTCAACTCTGATTCCTCACAGCGCTGTTTGTAACGATTGTAACATGTTCCTTTGTTGACAGGTAAACAAGATGGCTTCTACCGCTGTGACAGACAAGACAGTGCTGGACAGGTACATGCGCCTGCCCATCCCTGACAACAAGTGTCAGGCCATGTACGTGTGGGTGGATGGCACCGGGGAGCACCTTCGCTCCAAGACTCGCACCGTCAACTTCATCCCCAAGTGTCCCTCAGGTGAGTTCGGgtaaggtgagggtgagggatggagggggtaGTCCTGGGGCGGGTAACGGGACTTCGGGCTGGCCTGGTCttgggagacagggagggacgGGAAAGAATTCAATCGATCACGGTCTGATGATTTGTTCACGTCACCACAATGGTTGGCGGCGGCAGCGAGGCAGGCACTGGGAAAGGggaggatggggggaagggCTAGCCAGGATCAATACCACCACGGAAGGAAGGCGCGGTCAGGTGAGGCTCTCAGCCCCTTCGCGTCAATACGCGGGGACCTGTTGATGCTGTATGAGTGAATGAGCGCGTGGGCGTGGCAGGCGCGAGGCCAAGTGGTCTGAGCGCTTCTTTTATCCACAGAACTGCCAGAATGGAACTTCGACGGCTCCTCTACGGGACAGGCTGAGGGAAGCAACAGCGACGTGTACCTGAGACCCGTGGCGTTGTACCGCGACCCCTTCCGCCTCGGCGACAACAAGCTGGTGCTGTGCGAGACCTACAAGCACAACAAGAAGCCCACAGAGACCAATCACCGCCGCCAGTGCGTTGAGGCCATGACCCGCGCCGCGGAGTCCCACCCCTGGTTCGGTATGGAGCAGGAATACACTCTGCTGGACACTGACAACCATCCCTTGGGCTGGCCCAAGAACGGCTTCCCAGGACCCCAGGGTCCTTATTACTGCGGCGTGGGTGCCAACAAAGTCTACGGGCGCGACGTGGTGGAGGCGCACTACCGCGCCTGCCTGTACGCAGGCATCAACATTTCTGGCGAGAACGCCGAGGTGATGCCCGCCCAATGGGAGTTCCAGGTGGGTCCCTGCGAGGGCATCTCCATGGGCGACGACCTGTGGATGGCCCGCTACCTGCTGCACCGCGTGGCCGAGGACTTCGGCATCGTGGTCAGCCTGGACCC from Scylla paramamosain isolate STU-SP2022 chromosome 40, ASM3559412v1, whole genome shotgun sequence includes these protein-coding regions:
- the LOC135092682 gene encoding glutamine synthetase-like isoform X1; translated protein: MLMTSQAEYKPSVRARHYRSLHVFNGHRHDAQSTHNLTQHFSTLDITILVNKMASTAVTDKTVLDRYMRLPIPDNKCQAMYVWVDGTGEHLRSKTRTVNFIPKCPSELPEWNFDGSSTGQAEGSNSDVYLRPVALYRDPFRLGDNKLVLCETYKHNKKPTETNHRRQCVEAMTRAAESHPWFGMEQEYTLLDTDNHPLGWPKNGFPGPQGPYYCGVGANKVYGRDVVEAHYRACLYAGINISGENAEVMPAQWEFQVGPCEGISMGDDLWMARYLLHRVAEDFGIVVSLDPKPIPGDWNGAGMHTNFSTKEMREPNGIAEIEKAIDKLSRHHIRHIKAYDPKEGKDNERRLTGLHETSSIHDFSAGVANRGCSIRIPRGVAEEKQGYLEDRRPSSNADPYMVSEVLVRTICLDE
- the LOC135092682 gene encoding glutamine synthetase-like isoform X2 — encoded protein: MASTAVTDKTVLDRYMRLPIPDNKCQAMYVWVDGTGEHLRSKTRTVNFIPKCPSELPEWNFDGSSTGQAEGSNSDVYLRPVALYRDPFRLGDNKLVLCETYKHNKKPTETNHRRQCVEAMTRAAESHPWFGMEQEYTLLDTDNHPLGWPKNGFPGPQGPYYCGVGANKVYGRDVVEAHYRACLYAGINISGENAEVMPAQWEFQVGPCEGISMGDDLWMARYLLHRVAEDFGIVVSLDPKPIPGDWNGAGMHTNFSTKEMREPNGIAEIEKAIDKLSRHHIRHIKAYDPKEGKDNERRLTGLHETSSIHDFSAGVANRGCSIRIPRGVAEEKQGYLEDRRPSSNADPYMVSEVLVRTICLDE